The window CGCCACACTTCAGGAAGTTTTCTTTCGTTACTTACAGTAGCATTACTAACGACTTTGTTTTCTTTGGACTCGTGGCCTTTGCACGAAATTATACTGCCCAGAAGGGAAACTAATACTAAAAATCTATATATCATAATTTAAAATCTATAATGTGTAATTTAAGCATTTATCAACTCTTATTTTAAGACCTTTTAAATAATCTTCTGAGAACCAATTTTGAGAAGCTCCATAATCATAATATGCTTTTCTAATTTCACTTATTCTAGTAAGCAATTTTTCTTGATCAGAGGGTTGATTTAAGGCATTTGCAGTTTCTTTGCCCATTCCTCCATCAATAGTGATGGTTTGATTGAATTCACTAACAAGTAATTTCTGAACTTCTTTAATTGCACCTCCCGAAGTAATACTCCAATCATATACCATAAGTGCTACTTTTAAATTCTTTACTTCACAATAACCTTTAGGTTCCCAATATCTTTTCCTATAAATAATGGTAGCTTGTTCTTCAGTAATTTTTTTTTGATTTTCTTCAGTTGGCTCAACTCCTACATCTTCTTTTGCATATTTTTGCCAAACTGGCCATGATATCCCTTTATTAGTTGGATCTCCTTTATCTTTAGATGGTTCATTTTTATACCCTCCTTCGTGTTCCAAAATTATTGGAGCTATTTTTTTGAATTTATCTTCACAAGTGTCAAGGCGAGAATTGCTTGGCTTGTTTTGTTGAGACTGATAAGTCTCATAACAATTGCAAGTATTATTATAGCCTAACTCAATTGCTAGTTGAACAATACTTTTCCCATTCAGTGTTGCTAAACTTGTGCAAAAGTATTTATCTTCTAAATATTGCGAATCAAATTGCCTTACATCCATATGAATCCAGCTAAAAGTGTGATCATATCTTACCTTTCCCTTATTATTATAAAGTAAATCAATTGGTTCAATTGAGAACAAATTTGTGTTAGGCCATTCTTTTTGAGCTCCTAAATATTTAACAAAAATAGAATCTCTCATTGATCTTAATTCCACAAGGTTTTTTTTGTTTTCACCTCTTATTTGCCAATTACCTTTACTGAATTGTATGTCAATTGCTTTTCCTTGGTGGTTGGTGGTTGTATAGTTTTTGAAGCGGCATCTATATCCCGATGTAAATTGATCAATTTTATAAGTCGTTTGTTTGCTAAAATAGAATTGCAATGCCTTAAATCCAAATAATAAAGATCGATGAATACCTGGATACTCATACTTGTTATTGGCTTCAGTTTTTGCAGTACCTTTATATGTGTTTTTTCCTGTACCATCTCCAAAACCTTTGCAATTATTAATTTCTAGAATTCCTCTTAATGTACTTGTTACTTTTTTACCTTTTGTACTACACGAACATTTTAATTGATCCCATAATATTGTACTAATTTCAAAATTTTTAGAGAATTCATCAATAGCTCTCAAAACATTACCACAAACTTTTCCAGTTTCTGTCACCTTCATATAATCTCTCTGAAACTGCCTAACCATTTTTTCAGTTCTGTCTGTAAATTTATCTGTAGGTACATTTCCTCCAAAACCAGCTAAGCGAATATTAATTTCTCTAATTAGCTCGCTAGGAGGGGAGTTTTTATCAATACAATATTTGCCACCACATCCTTTGTCTGCTTTCGGCTGCTTCTGCACCACCGCCGCACTCTTCACCTTCTCCACTTCCATCAGTCCTTCCGAATTTACCCCAAATTTCTGAGATTCTGCGGATAGTTCTTTGGGGATAATTTCGATGAAATAATTTTGTTTATTTGCATCCGGATCGCCGATAGGAGAGTCTATTCCTTTTTCAAAAATAGATTTTGTAATGATAAATCCTGAAGTGTCATGGATATCAGCTGAGATTTTAATATTCCCACTTCTGAATACTTCATCATTGGAAGCCGTGTCATACTCCCAGATGACATACTGAATATGCTTCTCCACAATATTTTTGGAGTGGATTCTTATTCTTACTTTATCACCTACAGCTACTTTGGAAAGCTCTTTTCCTGTATCATCGATGAAAACCGCTTCTATGATATTCCCTTTAGGATCGGGTTGTTTAGGTGCACTTCCTTGTCCGGCCGGGAATTTAGGCGTGTCTTTCTGGGGCTGAGGTTTAGGTTTTGGCTGATTTTGAGACTGGCTTTTATAATCCGGATTGGCCACATCTACATTCACCTGGCTGGCTCCCTGGATTTTCCCGGAATAAGTGGCTGTAACATAATACTCATGGTTGGCTCCATCACCTTTATCACCTTTCATCATAAACTGATTGGCAACCTGTCGAAGAATTTTTTCATCCGACATTAATGGTATTTTTACCTCTGCAATCCCTTTTTCATTCACCAGAGCTTTGTAACTGCGGGTATGGCGGTTGTTTTTATTGATAACAGGATCATGGCCTTTTCCATGCGCATCATCTTCCCAAAGATGGAATTCGATCTCTTTATTAAACATGGCGATGCAGTGAGCCTGCGCGATAAGTGTATCCCGGTAACTGGCTTTATTAACATCTTTTGCTCCTCTGTTGAAAAGGATTACTTTATCTATTTTGGGAACTTTATCACTGGTAGGTATTAATATAATGCTGGCAACCAGTTCTTTGGTAGCAGGAAGTCCGGGCAAAATCCCTTTTTTAGTTTCATAGACTTTCATTTGAAATTCTATTCCCAATGCTATTTCTCCAAATTTGTAGGTTACTTTCTCACCGGTTTTCGGCTTTCCGGTGACGTCTTTCCAGGTGCCGTTTTTTTGTTTTTTGTAAAGAAGCCATTCATATTCCCCTTTCAGCCCGAATGAGAGGCCGGAAGGCAGCACTTCGTAGGGGTAGGTTTTTCCAACCATAGGATTTTGATTCCCGATAATATTTCCTGTCATGGCTTAGCTGTAATAAAGTTCGTCTGTACCTTTCGTATCTTCTTTAAATTCATCAAAATCCACTACAGGATTATACACCTGCTGTTCCAATGTATTCGCTTTTTCAACCTGATTTTTACCGACTTCGCTCTGCTGTCCGTGTTTGAGAATAGTGATTTTCCCTCCTGTACTGCACATCAGTTCTGAGATTTCTGTAAGGCAGCTTTTTCCCATCACTTTTACTTTTTCATATGTCTTCTGCCACTTTCCTGCAGGAGCATAAGCACAGGGAAGATATCCGCCGGAAGCCGGTTTAAGTTTGCATTGTCCAAAGGGCTGTGCCGCAGGATCAAGCTGAAGATCATCCTCTGTTACTGCCAGATAATCGGCATTTCCTTCTTCATCATTCCAGTAATGTTTCTGATGACTGGTAACTTTAAATTTTGGAAATTTGAAGCCCTGATTACACTGTACAGTACCTTTTTGCACAATGAAATACTTTCCTTCATGAGGACTGGTGGTGCCGTCTTCTTTTGTATTTTTATTTTCCTTTTGATCAGATGGCCGGCTAGTTTCTCCGGATGATTGTTCTTCGTTTTTTGCTTGCTGTTCTGAAGTCTTTTCTTCACCGGAACTCATCTCATCTGTAGATTCTTCCCGTGAAAAGCCTGAAATGTTGTGAGTCTGAGTTTCGCCAGTCATAAGCACGGGATCTTGCGGAATCCACAGCGTTTTTCCCGGAACAGCTTCCTGCATGACATCTTCCGGCGGGCAGTGAAGATTATGATAGGTTTTTAAAATGCCTTCATTTTTCAGCTTGAACTGCCGGGCAAGCGAGCTGAATGTATCGCCTTTTTGTGTGACATAATTTTTCATATTATCCTTGTGTTATATTGATGTGATGTTGATGTATACATGCCTCTTCATGGCTGAGTAAAACGGATGCTTTTGCATGAAGGAGATTTTTGTTTTTTTTATGAGTAGTGTACTCCAATACAATATTTCCCTGTGCAGGTTGAGAGGCCGGTCCCTGAAGTTGAATACCGCGCAGGATCTCCTGCGGAGTGCAGAATCCGGTAATTTTTCCTTTTAAAAGGGTTAAAACAGATTGATCACCCTTATTTTTCTGTTCAATGTTGATTTCACACTGTACAGGAAATGAATTCTGTAAAAAATAAAACGGCTCTTTCCACTTTGTCTCCTTCTGAAACCAGTCAGTTTTCGGAAATAGTGTCTGAAACAGAAGTGTACTCTTAAGCTGCTTTAATAAAAACCATTCATCCTGAATACTTCTTTCAAATGTATCCATGTAGTTTTGAACAACTTCACCGATGTAAAATTCCTCAAGTTCTCTTCGCTGTCCGGAAAATATTTCTGTTATTTTCTTATGGTCTGCCAATCCGGTGATTATACCCTGTTCATTCATTATAAAATCAAGAGGCATAATGCTTTGCATGCACGCAATGGAAATACAGCTTACTTTATCATCAGGTGTAGTTCCATTGGATTTAAAATCATTCTGGCTATAGCTTAGAATATATTGATCTGTACTTTTGTTTTTATGAAGAGCAAGCTCAATGATATAATCAATACTAACTGAAGGGTGAAATGGATTTTCAAAGGTCTCATTCACAGTATATGTTTTCGATAGAAAAGATTCGGAAAATCCTGAAGGAAAGCTTTTTTTTCTTTCCTCTTCTTTTTGCGTTTCTGTTTTAAAATTGGTTGGAACACAGATATTTTTAACCTCATTCAGATTTTCGAACCAAACTTTTTCCATCTTTTGGCAATGAGAATTGTGGAACAGCTTCAGCTCCTCACTCGTCATACCCAGCCGGGAAGCGATAGAGGTCAGCGTGTCTCCATTCCGTACCTGATATTGCAAGAAATCAATTTCCATCTAATGTGAATTATCCCATAAAGCTATTAAAAAACTCTATTTGAAATTAATTTTTGGAATTAAATTTTAAAAATTGTAGTAGAATTACGACATAGATTTGAATTGTAGTGCAAAACCACCCCGTCAAAAATTCTTTGAATTTTTGACGCCCCTCCAGAGGATGGGGATTTTTACGTCTTCAGTTGAGATTTTTGGTCTGGATTAGAAATATTTGTTGATACTTTTCTGTTGGGTAAATATGGCTGGATTCCTACGGAATGACAAACTGTGTGGATAAAATATCATGGCAATTATGTCATTCCGTAGGAATCTTAGCTGTTATAAGGGTTTTCAAAGCTTGTGAACTTTTAAAACAGTTCGTTGTAATGTAAAACAAGCCCATAAAAAAACTTTTGTGACTTTTGTGGTTTCATGATATACAATACAAACAAAAGTTATTATTAATTTTAAAGCTATAAAAAAGCAAATATGAAGAATAGATTCTTACGCGGGGTTTTCATAATATTGATCAGTTCGAGTGATGTATATGCTCAGAAGTCCGGCAATCAAACGTCTGTTTTTTTCACCACTAAAGAAAAGGATACTGTAAAAAATGGGAAAACATTTAACGAGAAAGATACTACGGGAAGCAAGAGTCTAGAAAATAGGATAAAACCTATTCAGGCTAATTTTAAGAGAATCAATTCCATGACTAAATGGACTTCTGTCAAAAAGAAAGATATTGAAGGAGAATCGGCAGAAGGAGGCGAGGCCGCATTTTATTATACAGATAAAGGGCTGGAAAAAATTATTGCCAGACATTATGGAGAAATGGGACAAATGCTGATAGAATATTATCTTATGAACGGGCAGCTATCTTTTGTTTTCGAGAAAGAGTACAGGTATAATCGTCCGCTTTTCTACGATAAAAAAGTAATGAAAGATAATAATGATACGGAAGCCTTTGATTTCAATAAGTCGGAGGTTATCACAACCAGGAATTACTTTGAAAATGGGAATATCATTATGATCAATAATACTACAGGAGGTGGATTTAATATCAGTGCTGATTATCTGCATGAGCAGAAGAAAAGCTTAACAGAGCGTTTCAAAAAACTTCTGAAACTGGCAGAATAATGTCTATTATTTCTGCTGATCAGCTTTGATAATATTCAGTCTTTCTTCCACTTCATTGATTCTTTTGAGCCAATAATTAATTCCTTCCTGATTGGTCACCGTTTCTTTGAAAGCATTGCGGTTTACAGCCCATAGATGTGAGCTGTTTTTTTGATAGTCCAGTTCCCGTTCCTTTTTATTCTCCGGTTCTATCCGGTATCTCCAGAATACTAGAGATTTCATATATTCTGAACGAACTTTTTCCAGATAATCAATAATAGCCTTTCTGTCTTGCGGAATATATCCGGGGCCAGAACATCCACATGAATGGAAAGTGATTCCTACCGTATACAAATCACGGATGTACGCCCATTGCCTGTCGTCATTTTTTGGAGGAGATTTAAAATCAAGTCCCATATTGGCCATCAGATTTCCACATTCCGGGCACTTGGCTTCTACCGAAGTCTGGGCATCTCTGTCCACATCTTTCAGGTGTCGGCGTTTGAATGTTTTCTGGCAGTTGAAACAGGCATAATGACCTTTGTAAACCATCATGGCATATCGGCACATAGTATTATCTTATTCTTTGGTTATAAGTTATTTTTTTATTTTTTTTCCTCTTCATTAAAATTGATTCCTATCAGGCTGGCTGCACTTCTCGGATCGTAGACCGACCACACATTTCCCCAGGGAAACTGGAAGGTGCAGCTTGGGTAGGGTGTTTTCTTTTTTTTGGGTGGGTGGCATTTCAGGAATCCTGATCAGAAAAGCGTTATTCCTGTGAAAAACCCTCATTTCTTTTTCTTCTGTCCAGTCATTCCAGTCTTTTGCATCAGTGCTTTCGCAGGTGTTCATGTGGATGATGTCCAGCTGATCTCCCAAAAAACAAAGACTGAAAGATACCTGATAGCCTGTTATTTCTATACTTTTGAAATGATACCAAAAATATCCGGTTTTTACATCTCCTATATTTTGATATTTTTCTTTATAAAAATCAGTCTGTTTCAGCTGATTCCATTTCATTCCCTTATACAGTCTGGTAGTAAAGGATTCCAGAACGATAACTCCATTTTCACTGTTAATCAGCGTGTCCCAAAAAATTGAAGCCATAAATATACCCGTTTTTTCTTTACAGACAACGAATAATATTTACGGCTTTCAATAGAAATAGAAATATCGGTGTGTTATTTGGGACTATGGATTTGAAATGATCAGTGTTGACGGGATATCAGAAAGCCAAAGACTTTTGGTATCGATCAGATTTTTCCAGCTTTTGCTGCTGATCAGCATCAGATCCTGAGCATTCAGAAACTCTTTTTCAATTTTTTTCTCATTGTACAAAGTGATATGATTGGGGGCGACCTGTTCAATACTTCTGATCAGTTCTTTTACCTCAATATTGTTTCGGATCTGTCCCGCAGCATCCAGAATGATAATCTGAGAATTATTGTTATTAATGAGTCTTTTAGCATATTCAAGAAGATAAAAATCACTCAGATTAAAAATGGGAACAAATACTTTATCTGCTGTTTTAAAATCTTTTTCTACCAAAATTCCTACCGGGATATTGGTTTTGTCCAGGATTTGAAGGGTAAAATCGTCAAAAGGCGAATTGTTAAATATATTTCCTTTTCCTTTTACTGTATTCAGAAGCTTCTCAGGATTGATGATCTTCGTGGTAAAGCCCAGCAGACGGCCTAATAAACTTCCTTCGTACATGGATTTTCCAAGCATGATCAGGAGAAGGTCATAATGTCCTTTATTGGTAATATTGGTAAGGTCGCTTTCAATATCGGTAGAAGCTTTAAAGAGGGTAGTTACCTCCAGGTTAAGATCCTGGGAGGTTTCAATCACATGCTGGAACTGTGAGTCTTCATACTCGTTGATATCATAGGCATGCATCTCATCTACCGGAGCAATATTCATAGCAGTGATGCTCTTATTGCCGTTCATTTTATGAGTAAAGTTGTGGGCAAGCTTTAGCAGAGTACTGCCTGATTCCGGTTTATCAAAAGAAAGGAGAACACGGTATTTGGAATCATTTTCATGAATCGTTTCGTCCTGATTTTTTTTAGACTTAAAAAGAAAATTAATGAAATCCAGAGCAGGGCCGGTCATAAAAGTGGTGAAAAGCGCCATGATTACGAGCATTGCAAAAATTTCCGGGCTTAAAACTCCAAGGTCATATCCGATGTTCAGGACAATCAGCTCCATAAGCCCTCTTGTATTCATCAGAGCTCCGATTGTTAAACTCTCTTTCCAGTTAATACCTACAAATCTTGCGGTAAGGGCACTTCCTGCAAATTTTCCAAGAACAGCGGTAAGAATAATAAATCCTGCTGTCATCCATAAGTGGCTGTCATTCAGAAGACCGATCTGTGTACGAAGCCCCGTGAACACAAAGAATAAAGGAAGTAAAAGCACCAGGGCCACATCCTCTACTTTATCAATAAACAGGGTACGGAATTTTGCATTTTCCGGCATAATAGCACCCGCCATAAACGCTCCGAATAATGCGTGAATGCCTATTACCTCAGTAGCATATGCAGATAAGATCAGGGTAAGGAAGAAAATAGCTACCATGGGTTTACTGATTGTATTTTTCCCTGCCTGAAGATCTCCGATTCTTTTAAGGAATGGCCTTACAATTTTAATCATTAAAAATACATAGGCAATTGCCATGATGATGACATAAATAGAGCTGGTGAAAGAGCCTGCTTTTACAATAGCAATTACAGCAGCAAGAATACACCATGCCGTAATATCATCGGCGGCCGCACAGGTAATCACTATGGTTCCCAGTTTGGTTTTCTGAAGATTTCTCTCCTGTACAATTCTCGCCAGTACCGGAAACGCTGTAATACTCATAGAAATTGCTATGAACAAAGCGAAAGAAGTAAACTGAATGCCTTCCGGAGCAAATTCCTGATAAACAAAATAAGAAAGCCCGATTCCCAAAGCAAAAGGAATAATGATACTGGCGTGGCTGATGACCACAGCATCATGAGCTTTTTTTCTCAATACACTCAGATCAAGCTCCATGCCTACAATGTACATAAACAGTATCAAGCCTATCTGACTCAGAAACTGAAGGTTGCCTAATGATTCTTTTGGAAAAAGAAAAGCTGAAAACTCTGGGAAATACATTCCCACGAGAGATGGCCCCAGCACGATACCTGCAATCATTTCTCCGATTACCGTAGGCTGCTTTATCTTCATACAAATCCACCCGAAAAGCCTTGCCGTCATGATAATGGTGACAATTTGCGCCAATAATAAAGCAAGCGGATGGTGAAGATTGGTTTTAAATGATTCCAGGAAATTTTCCCAAGTAGAGCCGCTGTTGGTATTAGCAACAATATTTTCTTTTACTTCCAGCGTTTGCCCTTCGATGATGAAATAATACATCAGAGCAGAAAAGACTGCGATGGTAGTAATATAGAAAATTAAATTTTTGTATTTCCCCAGGTTCATGATTCCAATATTTTATGCAAAGTTGAAAAGAATATAGTTATGTTAAATACTCTTTTTTTTAAAATGTAATGAAGGTTCTAAAAAATGTAATAAAATCTACTTGAATGAATATCCTAATCCAAAGCCTATTTTCCAGTTTCCGTTTTGCTCCGCAGTTTTGGCATTATAATAGGCCGGAATCTGGAATGCTAATTTTTTGTAAACCACGGTAAGCCCTGCTCCCAGTGTGGGCATAATGGGACTGTTTTGAGTTCCGGAAGAATGGTCTTCTTTCATTCTCAGGGAAGGAAGCATTCCTGCAATGAATTTTATGTTTTTTTGAGTAAGACTCACATTAGGTCCGGTGAAATTGAGATAGGCACCATGGTCTGCATATCCGGCGACTGCTATCCCGTCAAAAAATGAAACCTTTAATTTTGAAGAGGTTTCCTGGGAAAAATACAAGCCGGATATGAGAAGCCCTGCAGCATAGAAAAATTTTTTCATGATAAAATCAATTAATTCACTGCAAAATTAAACCCATTAAATATTGAAAAAGGAGAGCTGTAATAAAGGACTTGTATTCTGTAACGAAACCGGAAAGTTCTGAAGAAGACCTATTTTCCGAATAGTTCCATGAGTGAATTTTTATAAGCATCTCCAATCTGAAGCTTCAAAAAAGCATGGTCTTCGGTAGGAATAGTAGTAATAATTTCGTTGGTAGAAAATACTTTAATGGAGGACAGTGCAATGATCTCCTTTTTGTTGACCTGGGCGAAATCTTTAGCAGGAAGCATTTCCAGCAGGTTTTTAAAATTCAGGTTTTTTAAAACAATTGTAGTTCCGTCGCTAAGGATGATATCCTTATCCCGGCTGTCGATCTCAGAGGTTTTGATGTAGGAAATCTGTTCTGTAAAGATCACCGTCTTCCCAATATTGGTATTCCATTCGATGAACGCTTTTTTAGGGGGATTTTCTACCAGTTCTTTGGCTTTTTCAAAGGCCTGGATCAGTCTTTCCTTTTTAATGGGTTTTCTTACATAATCTACCACATTCAGATCGAAAGCTTCAGCGGCATATTCTTTATAAGCTGTTGTAAAGATGATTTTTTTGGATCCTGAGATGATTTCAGCTACCTGAAGTCCTGTCATTCCGGGCATTTCAATATCCAGAATGCACAGATTACAGTCGAGGCTGTCTATTTCATTCAGGAAAACTTTAGGGTCATTGAATGCTTTTACCACTTCTACATGGTCAATTTGTTCGCATAGAAGTTTTAAATAACTGATGGCCAGTAATTCATCATCCAGAATAACGCATTTTATCATAGAATTCTCCTAAGTTGATTTTTAATTCCGCCGTAAAGACTCCGTTTTTTGAACTCCTTTCCAGTTGGTAATAGGTGCTGTAGATCATTTTAAGCCTTTGATCAAAAGACTGGCTTCCAAAACCGCTTTTCTCCTTTTCCAGAATGTTTTTCAGTGACGCTTTATTGCTGACTTTCATGATGAAAATCCCATTTTCAAGCTCCATATAAATGGAAATAAAAGAGTCCTGGGCTAAAAAATCTGTATGTTTGAAGGCGTTTTCAATAAGATCCACAGAAATCAGCGGAGCGAAGACTTTTTCT of the Chryseobacterium aureum genome contains:
- a CDS encoding cation:proton antiporter, yielding MNLGKYKNLIFYITTIAVFSALMYYFIIEGQTLEVKENIVANTNSGSTWENFLESFKTNLHHPLALLLAQIVTIIMTARLFGWICMKIKQPTVIGEMIAGIVLGPSLVGMYFPEFSAFLFPKESLGNLQFLSQIGLILFMYIVGMELDLSVLRKKAHDAVVISHASIIIPFALGIGLSYFVYQEFAPEGIQFTSFALFIAISMSITAFPVLARIVQERNLQKTKLGTIVITCAAADDITAWCILAAVIAIVKAGSFTSSIYVIIMAIAYVFLMIKIVRPFLKRIGDLQAGKNTISKPMVAIFFLTLILSAYATEVIGIHALFGAFMAGAIMPENAKFRTLFIDKVEDVALVLLLPLFFVFTGLRTQIGLLNDSHLWMTAGFIILTAVLGKFAGSALTARFVGINWKESLTIGALMNTRGLMELIVLNIGYDLGVLSPEIFAMLVIMALFTTFMTGPALDFINFLFKSKKNQDETIHENDSKYRVLLSFDKPESGSTLLKLAHNFTHKMNGNKSITAMNIAPVDEMHAYDINEYEDSQFQHVIETSQDLNLEVTTLFKASTDIESDLTNITNKGHYDLLLIMLGKSMYEGSLLGRLLGFTTKIINPEKLLNTVKGKGNIFNNSPFDDFTLQILDKTNIPVGILVEKDFKTADKVFVPIFNLSDFYLLEYAKRLINNNNSQIIILDAAGQIRNNIEVKELIRSIEQVAPNHITLYNEKKIEKEFLNAQDLMLISSKSWKNLIDTKSLWLSDIPSTLIISNP
- a CDS encoding LytR/AlgR family response regulator transcription factor codes for the protein MIKCVILDDELLAISYLKLLCEQIDHVEVVKAFNDPKVFLNEIDSLDCNLCILDIEMPGMTGLQVAEIISGSKKIIFTTAYKEYAAEAFDLNVVDYVRKPIKKERLIQAFEKAKELVENPPKKAFIEWNTNIGKTVIFTEQISYIKTSEIDSRDKDIILSDGTTIVLKNLNFKNLLEMLPAKDFAQVNKKEIIALSSIKVFSTNEIITTIPTEDHAFLKLQIGDAYKNSLMELFGK
- a CDS encoding LysM peptidoglycan-binding domain-containing protein; this translates as MEIDFLQYQVRNGDTLTSIASRLGMTSEELKLFHNSHCQKMEKVWFENLNEVKNICVPTNFKTETQKEEERKKSFPSGFSESFLSKTYTVNETFENPFHPSVSIDYIIELALHKNKSTDQYILSYSQNDFKSNGTTPDDKVSCISIACMQSIMPLDFIMNEQGIITGLADHKKITEIFSGQRRELEEFYIGEVVQNYMDTFERSIQDEWFLLKQLKSTLLFQTLFPKTDWFQKETKWKEPFYFLQNSFPVQCEINIEQKNKGDQSVLTLLKGKITGFCTPQEILRGIQLQGPASQPAQGNIVLEYTTHKKNKNLLHAKASVLLSHEEACIHQHHINITQG
- a CDS encoding DUF4280 and LysM peptidoglycan-binding domain-containing protein; translation: MKNYVTQKGDTFSSLARQFKLKNEGILKTYHNLHCPPEDVMQEAVPGKTLWIPQDPVLMTGETQTHNISGFSREESTDEMSSGEEKTSEQQAKNEEQSSGETSRPSDQKENKNTKEDGTTSPHEGKYFIVQKGTVQCNQGFKFPKFKVTSHQKHYWNDEEGNADYLAVTEDDLQLDPAAQPFGQCKLKPASGGYLPCAYAPAGKWQKTYEKVKVMGKSCLTEISELMCSTGGKITILKHGQQSEVGKNQVEKANTLEQQVYNPVVDFDEFKEDTKGTDELYYS
- a CDS encoding glycosyl hydrolase 108 family protein — protein: MTGNIIGNQNPMVGKTYPYEVLPSGLSFGLKGEYEWLLYKKQKNGTWKDVTGKPKTGEKVTYKFGEIALGIEFQMKVYETKKGILPGLPATKELVASIILIPTSDKVPKIDKVILFNRGAKDVNKASYRDTLIAQAHCIAMFNKEIEFHLWEDDAHGKGHDPVINKNNRHTRSYKALVNEKGIAEVKIPLMSDEKILRQVANQFMMKGDKGDGANHEYYVTATYSGKIQGASQVNVDVANPDYKSQSQNQPKPKPQPQKDTPKFPAGQGSAPKQPDPKGNIIEAVFIDDTGKELSKVAVGDKVRIRIHSKNIVEKHIQYVIWEYDTASNDEVFRSGNIKISADIHDTSGFIITKSIFEKGIDSPIGDPDANKQNYFIEIIPKELSAESQKFGVNSEGLMEVEKVKSAAVVQKQPKADKGCGGKYCIDKNSPPSELIREINIRLAGFGGNVPTDKFTDRTEKMVRQFQRDYMKVTETGKVCGNVLRAIDEFSKNFEISTILWDQLKCSCSTKGKKVTSTLRGILEINNCKGFGDGTGKNTYKGTAKTEANNKYEYPGIHRSLLFGFKALQFYFSKQTTYKIDQFTSGYRCRFKNYTTTNHQGKAIDIQFSKGNWQIRGENKKNLVELRSMRDSIFVKYLGAQKEWPNTNLFSIEPIDLLYNNKGKVRYDHTFSWIHMDVRQFDSQYLEDKYFCTSLATLNGKSIVQLAIELGYNNTCNCYETYQSQQNKPSNSRLDTCEDKFKKIAPIILEHEGGYKNEPSKDKGDPTNKGISWPVWQKYAKEDVGVEPTEENQKKITEEQATIIYRKRYWEPKGYCEVKNLKVALMVYDWSITSGGAIKEVQKLLVSEFNQTITIDGGMGKETANALNQPSDQEKLLTRISEIRKAYYDYGASQNWFSEDYLKGLKIRVDKCLNYTL